The Candidatus Omnitrophota bacterium genome has a window encoding:
- a CDS encoding ATP-binding protein: protein MQRFRFSFLTMSFIFSCAIIHGAPDPVILRYWTVEDGLGESFSTGISVGPSGKVYVNHGPVGVITILDGYRVTNIPMPNALVRLNEAPDGSIWTFATDEGYNAITGLYQYKNNRWTRYEQSGLNLSIHSEMHYISNMLFIYRFLTRQLLVPRRENRVVVLVPDRQMEFDAATGRSSIVLSATDMAIGSFSEIAAAGENAFWAAGTKGLIKFNLPDNDSAVSTNVEKFPFGNLINAQEIQSLTQTDDGAIYCVAAVKSSSQTAVLRFDGDWRIERVYSENPVLAGWRDSEQRLWSIRYANDHGSLFYEEMGEEHQIECGDWEWSGYFLSFALDKKDAFWIGQSNSLTRLAPPLWKQAQNLLGGDISIKGFFKDRQGRFWFGREKSLAFLDKEGIHEFSLEKALDDTIGSFYEVNAAQLSDNRIVFFNLKNPQKLFLFDPATGILREHHQTQRTFFYLYPNRDGTVWAVTGKENSSRYVETFDGERFQTQIEITDLPGIYYLIFEAANNDLWISSHDRMGLYRNGIWRLIDEKDGYTRKGAMSFLQLRDGRIWFGERAGAITEYDGKEFMIISSPASESIFSMVERKDGSIWVASGPNLHCYKDGIWVTHSSPEGLPEKRFTGLIEDQQEKLWAQTGDEDVYLYNPEADQDPPETKILNKERLTDVPLGENVQIAFTGMDKWKFTLKEHLMYSYRVDEEEWTQFSTKTLASLEGLTPGTHRFEVRAMDRNWNKDPIPATLDFSVVTPWYAQPMFIVIAISGSFVIVLLLGISILRHIQLRHAYVRVHDSEKELQASNEHLQNLNEQLHELGKMKSQFVSQASHDLRTPLTAIKSSLDNVMRGVGGGLNEKQHSVIERALRSVDRLNHLINDVLDLNRIETGRVVLDKTNIVLGTLVKSILNENAPAAQQKRIALLSHGLEDQQSIHVDVGKIERVVGELIGNAIKYTPEGGQVEVRLEKDKQHMILSVRDSGIGMTPEECAKIWERFYRTNASKKFAKGSGLGLSIAKELVELHGGSLEVESEEAKGTEFRLLLPIGGE, encoded by the coding sequence ATGCAGCGTTTTAGATTTTCTTTCTTGACAATGAGTTTCATTTTCTCCTGCGCGATTATTCATGGAGCGCCGGATCCCGTTATTCTTCGTTATTGGACGGTTGAGGATGGTCTTGGGGAATCCTTTTCAACGGGGATATCGGTTGGGCCGAGCGGGAAAGTTTATGTCAACCACGGGCCTGTCGGCGTAATAACCATCCTAGATGGGTATCGCGTTACGAATATTCCCATGCCCAATGCGCTTGTGCGTTTGAACGAAGCGCCGGATGGATCGATTTGGACGTTTGCTACCGACGAAGGATACAATGCCATAACCGGCCTTTATCAATATAAAAATAATCGTTGGACGCGGTATGAACAGAGCGGCCTGAACCTATCGATCCATAGCGAAATGCATTATATCTCTAATATGTTATTCATTTACCGATTTCTTACCCGCCAGTTACTCGTTCCCCGAAGAGAAAACCGAGTCGTTGTCTTAGTTCCAGACCGTCAAATGGAATTTGATGCGGCAACCGGCCGTTCGTCGATTGTTCTCAGCGCGACTGATATGGCAATTGGTTCTTTCAGTGAAATAGCCGCCGCGGGGGAGAACGCATTTTGGGCGGCAGGTACAAAAGGTCTCATCAAATTCAATCTACCTGATAATGATTCGGCGGTTTCAACGAATGTGGAAAAATTCCCATTTGGAAATCTGATCAATGCCCAAGAGATTCAATCGCTTACGCAGACAGACGATGGGGCAATTTATTGCGTTGCAGCCGTCAAGTCATCGTCGCAAACCGCCGTTCTTCGATTTGACGGTGATTGGCGCATCGAGCGAGTGTATTCGGAGAATCCTGTCTTGGCCGGCTGGCGGGACAGCGAGCAACGGCTCTGGTCGATTCGTTATGCAAACGATCATGGATCGCTCTTCTATGAAGAAATGGGCGAAGAACATCAGATCGAATGCGGCGACTGGGAATGGTCGGGCTATTTCTTATCGTTCGCGCTTGATAAGAAAGATGCATTTTGGATTGGTCAAAGTAATTCGCTTACGCGCTTGGCTCCTCCTCTCTGGAAGCAGGCGCAAAATCTCTTGGGCGGAGACATTTCGATAAAAGGCTTCTTTAAGGATCGTCAAGGCCGTTTCTGGTTTGGTCGTGAAAAATCTCTCGCTTTTTTGGATAAGGAAGGGATTCATGAATTCTCGCTTGAAAAAGCCCTCGATGATACGATTGGATCTTTCTACGAAGTGAACGCGGCGCAGTTGTCAGACAATCGGATTGTATTTTTTAATCTCAAAAATCCCCAAAAACTATTTTTATTCGATCCTGCAACGGGAATATTGCGCGAGCATCATCAAACCCAGCGAACGTTTTTCTATCTTTACCCGAATCGAGATGGAACGGTTTGGGCGGTGACAGGAAAGGAAAATTCGTCTCGATACGTTGAAACGTTTGATGGCGAACGATTTCAAACGCAGATAGAAATTACCGATTTGCCTGGAATCTATTACTTAATCTTCGAAGCGGCAAATAACGATCTATGGATTTCATCACATGACAGAATGGGGCTGTATCGAAATGGGATATGGCGGTTGATTGACGAGAAGGATGGCTATACGCGGAAGGGAGCGATGTCTTTTTTGCAACTCCGGGATGGGCGGATTTGGTTCGGCGAACGCGCGGGAGCAATTACGGAATATGACGGGAAAGAATTCATGATAATTTCGTCTCCCGCCAGCGAGAGCATTTTTTCTATGGTCGAAAGAAAAGATGGAAGCATCTGGGTCGCCTCGGGACCGAATCTACATTGTTACAAAGATGGGATCTGGGTCACTCATTCGAGTCCAGAAGGTCTCCCGGAAAAACGTTTTACGGGCCTTATCGAGGATCAACAAGAGAAACTTTGGGCGCAAACGGGAGATGAAGATGTTTACCTTTACAATCCGGAGGCCGATCAAGACCCGCCCGAAACGAAAATTCTGAATAAGGAACGCCTGACGGATGTTCCTCTGGGCGAAAACGTTCAAATCGCCTTCACAGGCATGGATAAATGGAAATTCACGCTCAAAGAACATCTTATGTATTCCTATCGCGTCGATGAGGAAGAGTGGACGCAGTTTTCGACCAAGACTCTCGCCTCGCTTGAAGGTTTGACGCCGGGAACTCATCGGTTTGAAGTCCGGGCCATGGATCGGAATTGGAATAAAGATCCCATTCCGGCAACGCTCGATTTTTCCGTCGTGACGCCGTGGTATGCGCAACCTATGTTCATAGTAATCGCGATCAGCGGCTCCTTCGTCATTGTTCTCTTGCTCGGCATCTCGATCTTGCGGCACATTCAGCTTCGTCATGCATACGTCAGAGTTCACGATTCAGAAAAAGAACTCCAAGCATCTAACGAACATCTTCAAAATCTTAACGAACAACTGCACGAATTGGGCAAGATGAAATCGCAATTCGTTTCCCAAGCCTCGCACGATTTGCGGACGCCGCTGACGGCGATCAAGAGCAGTCTGGATAACGTAATGCGCGGCGTCGGGGGCGGCTTGAACGAGAAGCAGCATAGCGTTATCGAACGCGCCCTGCGTTCCGTGGACCGCCTGAACCATTTGATCAACGACGTTCTCGATCTCAACCGCATCGAAACCGGGCGAGTCGTCCTTGATAAGACGAATATTGTATTGGGAACGCTTGTTAAAAGCATTCTGAACGAAAACGCGCCCGCCGCCCAGCAAAAACGAATCGCACTTCTTTCCCACGGCTTGGAAGATCAACAATCCATCCACGTCGATGTCGGCAAGATAGAGCGCGTCGTGGGCGAATTGATAGGCAACGCCATCAAATACACGCCGGAGGGCGGCCAAGTAGAAGTTCGTTTAGAAAAAGACAAACAACACATGATCTTGTCGGTGCGCGATTCCGGCATCGGCATGACGCCGGAAGAATGCGCCAAAATCTGGGAACGCTTCTACCGTACTAACGCCTCGAAGAAATTCGCCAAAGGGTCGGGATTGGGGCTATCGATTGCGAAGGAATTGGTCGAGTTGCATGGGGGAAGCCTAGAAGTGGAAAGTGAAGAAGCGAAAGGGACGGAGTTTCGATTGCTTCTTCCAATCGGAGGAGAATGA
- a CDS encoding single-stranded DNA-binding protein, which translates to MNVAVVSGRLAQNAVVFGKEAETLKFSVACPSGYDSAAQEAKVDFVPCVIFRAPEKLRELLAAQGKGKPVELRGRIITSSYEHNGAMRYATEVVVDARDFHLLRTGAAQYGRSGESGKPNPMQKGDFAYASSPMRQPSAGRDFYGPGIVGH; encoded by the coding sequence ATGAACGTGGCTGTGGTCAGTGGGCGGCTCGCCCAAAACGCCGTGGTATTCGGCAAGGAAGCGGAAACTCTCAAATTCAGCGTGGCCTGTCCGAGCGGCTACGATAGCGCCGCCCAGGAAGCGAAGGTGGATTTCGTCCCCTGCGTCATCTTTCGGGCGCCGGAGAAACTGCGCGAGCTTTTGGCGGCGCAGGGCAAAGGCAAGCCCGTGGAACTGCGGGGCCGAATCATTACCAGCTCCTACGAGCACAACGGCGCTATGCGCTACGCCACCGAGGTCGTGGTGGACGCGAGGGATTTTCATCTGCTTCGCACCGGCGCCGCTCAATACGGCCGCAGCGGCGAGAGTGGAAAACCCAATCCTATGCAGAAAGGAGATTTCGCCTATGCATCCAGTCCTATGCGCCAGCCGAGCGCTGGAAGAGATTTTTACGGACCTGGAATTGTGGGTCATTAA